The Phragmites australis chromosome 15, lpPhrAust1.1, whole genome shotgun sequence genome window below encodes:
- the LOC133892286 gene encoding uncharacterized protein LOC133892286 — MACNPAVVSFLTNITKAAAGLGAATSLLSPSLYTVDGSEHTVIFDRFLGCLSETVSEGTPLPHAVAPEPLHLRYPHDLQKVDHLHLPRPQGRMELFRTHVYPMNKYLTLQMMSSAKGMVCEDIFKSPDAADCDFRGGAGATIDEATRNKPGKEIAEPRSPKFESDGDGDASEDSDHIDENSTQNMSEAPSVRHRTAGKL, encoded by the exons ATGGCCTGCAATCCCGCGGTGGTGTCGTTCCTGACCAACATCACGAAGGCAGCAGCGGGGCTCGGTGCCGCaacctccctcctctccccatCCCTCTACACTGTCGATGGCAGCGAGCACACTGTCATCTTCGACCGCTTCCTGGGGTGCCTCTCGGAGACCGTCAGCGAGGGAACCCCCCTTCCTCATGCTGTGGCTCCAGAACCCCTTCATCTTCGATATCCCCATGACCTACAGAAGGTCGACCATCTTCACCTCCCTCGGCCTCAA GGAAGGATGGAGCTGTTCAGGACGCACGTTTACCCCATGAACAAATACCTGACGTTGCAGATGATGAGCTCGGCCAAGGGCATGGTCTGTGAGGACATCTTCAAGAGCCCG GACGCAGCAGATTGTGATTTTAGAGGTGGAGCAGGTGCCACCATTGATGAAGCAACTCGCAACAAACCTGGAAAGGAAATTGCAGAACCCCGTTCGCCGAAGTTTGAATctgatggtgatggtgatgcTTCTGAAGATTCAGATCATATTGATGAGAATAGCACACAAAATATGAGTGAAGCACCTTCAGTTAGACATAGGACTGCTGGGAAACTTTGA
- the LOC133892287 gene encoding transcription factor HBP-1a-like, producing the protein MLSLNEAMQLDFSAGLQGMDVGFGFDTTTSGAGGVSSPVDVSAKADGEEEEQQMRLLLRKISNRESARRSRARRRQRTEELERAVEALRAERRALAARADAAAARALSVQCDGARLRAEAGALRRRLGEAQRQAVVLLALARARLARTAPSIGGGGRAPAVVPPPPLAGGGVASSLMTL; encoded by the coding sequence CTGCAAGGCATGGACGTCGGCTTCGGCTTCGATACGACGACGTCCGGTGCTGGCGGTGTCTCGTCGCCGGTGGACGTGTCGGCCAAGGCTGAcggcgaagaggaggagcagcagatgcggctgctgctgcggaAGATATCGAACCGGGAGTCGGCGCGTCGGTCGCGCGCGCGGAGGCGGCAGcggacggaggagctcgagcgcGCCGTGGAGGCGCTCCGGGCGGAGAGGCGCGCGCTGGCGGCGAGAGCGGACGCCGCGGCGGCCCGAGCGCTATCCGTGCAGTGCGACGGCGCGAGGCTCCGCGCGGAGGCCGGTGCGCTGCGGCGCCGGCTGGGAGAGGCGCAGAGGCAGGCCGTCGTGCTGCTCGCGCTGGCACGTGCCCGCCTCGCGCGGACGGCGCCGAGCATCGGCGGCGGAGGACGCGCGCCGGCGGTTgtgcccccgccgccgctggccgGTGGCGGCGTGGCATCGTCGCTGATGACGTTGTGA